A window from Crocosphaera sp. UHCC 0190 encodes these proteins:
- a CDS encoding PAS domain S-box protein: MKGKLQENIQPYEPEGELYLAAQLSQQKAIAKIARRGVETQQIAPFLNEVVKIVADTLKVPYGSIFQKLTPQPKLRLVASVGWYAEAVGRLTIDLTQFCQFNYTLKNNQPVCVDDFSTERRFSSSPLLQTHHVASGISVIIPSNNQPYGILGVHSTKKQHFTPGDITFVQIIGQLVGTTLIRLQLTQKTKVDISDQNIIPQGQPYSSLVYLNQAVTQIPRDNRIKILPKNGHVIQDEHFNPTPHETTNDHQLMKTEGDRFFSLSLELLCVANFDGYFKRINPAFEQILGYSAEELLGQPFIEFVHPDDRQATLAEIANLREGTKTHYFENRYRCRDGSYRWLAWTSVAYVQEKTIYAIARDITERKQIEATLRENEKKFRMLFEQASTGMGLANTEGQLINVNQVLCELVGYTSEELLKKRCSDITHPEDREKEARLAQQLLSGKIDSYCLEKRYITKNNRTIYALLQVTLIRDLEGKPLHLLGQTSDITEQTQKDIALQESEERLSRIITTISDGLLVINAQGTVCFMNPAAEDIFGRSQEQLINHPLGLPLGDDQPTEIFIQHPQHQLIIAQMRVADINWQGKKAYLVSLRNITENYQAQQALCQSEEKYRQIVETATEGIWIIDDQNQTTFVNEQMAEMLGYTVEEMMGKSLFDCMDKSEYSIAQQMILQRRQGVGETHDFKFLRQDGREIWTLISTNPLFDAKGNYVGALGMITDITERKRIEQALSKSEQRLEGILTSIQDVVWSVNSTFSELIYLNPAAQLLFGHSLEYFYQKVDLWRELVHAEDQELIQYHRQVLLEKGSAEFQYRIVRPDGQIRWLYSRSRVVYDQEGKIIRIDGLDTDITEKKQAEEQLRYNATHDSLTNLPNRILFMDRLEHALERQKRRPAFCFAVLFLDLDEFKVVNDSLGHGIGDKLLREIAIRLNKCLRSDDTLARLGGDEFAILLEDIGDVKDAIKIAKRIHQDLTQPFNLEAQDVFINTSIGIALSISEYQAAAEILRDADTAMYRAKADGKACYAIFDQKMHDHAVTRLQLETDLRKAIERKEFQLYYQPIISLKSGKLTGFEALIRWQHPQRNLVFPGHFIPIAEETGLIIPMGEWILEEACQQLKTWQTQFPEFPDLKVSVNLSSKQLRYTNLIDTLDRILEKTQLESHFLKVEITESLLMENIQAATEILLQIKRRRIEICLDDFGTGYSSLSYLHRFPVNTLKIDRSFVMRMEKNNENSEIIRAIISLAHILDMEIIAEGVETASQLAQLKQLGCEQGQGYFFAKPLPKDQVEVLLRSSRIWE; encoded by the coding sequence GTGAAAGGCAAGCTGCAAGAAAACATTCAGCCATACGAACCAGAAGGGGAACTATATTTAGCAGCCCAACTGTCTCAACAAAAAGCGATTGCTAAGATTGCTCGGAGGGGGGTGGAAACGCAACAAATTGCCCCTTTTCTCAATGAGGTTGTCAAAATTGTTGCTGACACTCTCAAGGTTCCTTATGGCAGTATTTTTCAAAAATTAACCCCTCAGCCCAAATTAAGGTTAGTGGCCTCTGTTGGTTGGTATGCGGAAGCAGTGGGAAGGTTGACCATCGATCTTACCCAATTCTGCCAATTTAATTATACCCTAAAAAATAATCAGCCCGTTTGCGTCGATGATTTCAGCACCGAACGGCGATTTTCGTCCTCACCTCTCTTACAAACCCATCATGTCGCCAGTGGGATCAGTGTGATTATTCCCAGCAATAACCAACCTTACGGCATTTTAGGGGTTCATAGCACAAAAAAGCAGCATTTTACCCCAGGGGACATCACTTTCGTCCAAATTATTGGCCAATTAGTCGGCACAACCCTAATTAGACTGCAATTAACTCAAAAGACAAAAGTAGACATCAGTGATCAAAATATCATCCCCCAGGGTCAACCTTATTCCTCTCTGGTTTATCTCAATCAAGCAGTCACTCAGATTCCTAGAGATAATAGAATAAAAATATTACCCAAAAATGGTCATGTGATCCAAGATGAGCATTTTAACCCCACTCCTCACGAGACAACCAATGATCATCAACTAATGAAAACTGAAGGCGATCGCTTTTTTTCTCTCTCCTTAGAATTACTCTGTGTGGCGAACTTTGACGGCTATTTTAAACGGATTAATCCTGCCTTTGAACAGATTTTGGGTTATTCAGCAGAGGAATTATTAGGTCAACCCTTCATTGAATTTGTCCATCCTGATGATCGGCAAGCCACCTTAGCAGAAATAGCAAACTTAAGAGAAGGAACAAAGACCCATTATTTTGAAAATCGTTATCGCTGTCGGGATGGTTCCTATCGTTGGTTAGCTTGGACATCTGTGGCCTACGTCCAAGAAAAAACCATCTATGCAATTGCTCGTGATATTACCGAACGCAAACAAATAGAAGCGACTCTGAGAGAAAATGAAAAAAAGTTTCGTATGCTTTTTGAACAAGCTTCAACAGGAATGGGGTTAGCTAATACAGAAGGACAGTTAATAAACGTTAATCAGGTTTTATGTGAATTAGTCGGTTATACTTCAGAAGAATTATTAAAGAAGCGGTGTAGTGATATTACGCACCCTGAAGATAGGGAAAAAGAAGCAAGGTTAGCCCAACAATTATTATCAGGAAAAATTGATAGTTATTGTCTAGAGAAACGCTATATAACAAAAAACAATCGAACCATTTATGCCCTACTTCAAGTAACCTTAATCCGAGACTTAGAGGGAAAACCTCTACACTTATTGGGTCAAACTTCTGATATTACAGAGCAAACTCAGAAAGATATTGCCCTACAAGAAAGTGAAGAAAGACTGAGCCGTATTATTACCACGATTTCTGATGGTTTATTAGTGATTAATGCTCAGGGAACTGTTTGTTTTATGAATCCTGCTGCGGAAGATATTTTTGGCCGTTCCCAAGAACAATTAATCAATCATCCTTTGGGTTTACCTTTAGGGGACGATCAACCCACAGAAATTTTTATTCAACATCCTCAACATCAATTAATCATTGCACAGATGCGAGTGGCGGATATTAATTGGCAAGGGAAAAAAGCCTATTTAGTATCTTTGAGAAACATTACCGAAAATTATCAAGCGCAACAAGCTTTGTGCCAAAGTGAAGAAAAATATCGTCAAATTGTGGAAACGGCAACGGAGGGAATTTGGATTATTGATGACCAAAATCAGACTACATTTGTCAATGAACAAATGGCGGAAATGTTGGGCTATACCGTTGAAGAAATGATGGGTAAGAGCTTATTTGATTGTATGGATAAGTCAGAATATTCCATCGCTCAACAGATGATTTTACAGCGTCGTCAAGGGGTTGGAGAAACTCACGATTTTAAATTCCTTCGTCAAGATGGTCGGGAAATTTGGACTCTTATTTCTACTAATCCATTATTTGATGCTAAGGGTAATTATGTCGGAGCTTTAGGCATGATTACAGATATTACAGAACGGAAAAGAATAGAGCAAGCTTTATCAAAAAGTGAGCAACGTTTAGAGGGAATTTTAACCTCTATTCAAGATGTGGTTTGGTCAGTAAATTCGACCTTTTCTGAACTCATTTATCTTAATCCTGCGGCGCAACTACTTTTTGGACATTCCTTAGAATATTTTTATCAAAAAGTTGATCTTTGGCGTGAATTAGTTCATGCTGAAGATCAAGAATTAATTCAATATCATCGCCAAGTTTTATTGGAAAAAGGTAGCGCAGAATTTCAATATCGTATTGTACGACCTGATGGACAAATTCGCTGGCTTTATAGTCGCAGTCGAGTGGTTTATGATCAAGAAGGGAAGATTATACGAATTGATGGGTTAGATACGGATATTACAGAAAAGAAACAGGCTGAAGAGCAATTACGATATAACGCGACTCATGATTCCTTAACCAATTTACCTAACCGAATTTTATTCATGGATCGTCTTGAACACGCTTTGGAAAGACAAAAACGTCGTCCGGCTTTTTGCTTTGCTGTTTTGTTTTTAGATCTAGATGAATTTAAGGTTGTTAATGATAGTTTAGGTCATGGGATTGGCGATAAATTATTACGAGAAATTGCCATTCGTTTAAACAAATGTTTGCGCTCTGATGATACATTAGCACGATTAGGTGGGGATGAATTTGCCATTCTTTTAGAAGATATTGGGGATGTAAAAGATGCCATTAAAATTGCTAAAAGAATTCATCAAGATTTAACCCAACCCTTTAATTTAGAGGCTCAAGATGTCTTTATTAATACCAGTATTGGCATTGCTTTAAGTATTTCTGAATATCAAGCAGCAGCGGAGATTTTACGGGATGCTGATACTGCAATGTATCGTGCCAAAGCCGATGGTAAAGCTTGTTATGCAATTTTTGATCAAAAAATGCACGATCATGCTGTGACTCGTTTACAGTTAGAAACTGATTTAAGAAAAGCCATTGAACGCAAAGAATTTCAATTATATTATCAACCAATTATTTCCTTAAAAAGTGGTAAATTAACAGGGTTTGAAGCCTTAATTCGTTGGCAACATCCTCAGCGTAATTTAGTTTTTCCTGGTCATTTTATTCCCATTGCTGAGGAAACCGGATTAATTATTCCCATGGGAGAGTGGATTTTAGAAGAAGCTTGTCAACAATTAAAAACTTGGCAAACCCAATTTCCTGAGTTTCCTGATTTAAAAGTTAGTGTTAATTTATCGAGTAAACAATTAAGATATACGAATTTAATTGATACCTTAGATAGAATTTTAGAAAAAACTCAGTTAGAGAGTCACTTTTTAAAAGTCGAAATTACGGAAAGTCTGTTGATGGAAAATATCCAAGCGGCAACGGAAATTTTATTACAAATAAAACGACGAAGAATTGAAATTTGTTTAGATGATTTTGGCACGGGTTATTCTTCTTTAAGTTACTTACATCGATTTCCCGTTAATACTTTAAAAATTGATCGCTCTTTTGTGATGCGAATGGAAAAAAATAATGAAAATTCAGAAATTATTAGAGCCATTATTAGTTTAGCTCATATCTTGGACATGGAAATTATTGCGGAAGGGGTAGAAACAGCGTCACAATTAGCTCAATTAAAACAGTTAGGTTGTGAACAAGGACAGGGTTATTTCTTTGCGAAACCCTTACCAAAAGATCAAGTTGAAGTGTTGTTAAGATCGTCTCGTATTTGGGAGTAA
- a CDS encoding tetratricopeptide repeat protein yields MKRPGDLVTQNYISDPDLNDLLIQGMEKGIQGDYQGAIADFTAVLQINSSEIEAYYNRGIAYGRINNYQAAIADFDRALSLDKEAAYIYIERAKIGLKLGNYQRAIDDVKTAMKLFQKQGNTDGYQEAQKLLKKMQSS; encoded by the coding sequence TTGAAAAGACCTGGGGATTTAGTTACTCAAAATTACATCTCAGATCCCGACTTAAATGACTTATTAATTCAAGGAATGGAAAAAGGAATCCAAGGAGATTATCAAGGGGCGATCGCAGATTTTACAGCCGTTCTCCAAATTAATTCCTCTGAAATTGAAGCCTATTATAACCGGGGAATTGCCTATGGTAGAATCAATAATTATCAAGCTGCGATCGCAGATTTTGATCGTGCCTTAAGTTTAGATAAAGAAGCCGCATATATCTATATAGAAAGAGCAAAAATTGGTCTAAAGCTTGGTAATTATCAAAGGGCAATAGATGACGTAAAAACAGCGATGAAATTGTTCCAAAAACAGGGCAATACCGATGGATATCAAGAAGCACAAAAACTGCTGAAAAAAATGCAGTCATCTTGA
- the miaB gene encoding tRNA (N6-isopentenyl adenosine(37)-C2)-methylthiotransferase MiaB → MTTSQRRYHITTFGCQMNKADSERMAGILEDMGFLWSEDPNGADLILYNTCTIRDNAEQKVYSYLGRQAKRKHENPDLTLIVAGCVAQQEGEKILRRVPELDLVMGPQHANRLEDLLTQVFDGNQVVATEALHIVEDITKPRRDSTVTAWVNIIYGCNERCSYCVVPNVRGVEQSRTPEAIYAEMELLGKQGYKEITLLGQNIDAYGRDLPGVTETGRHQHTLTDLLYQVHDIPGIERLRFATSHPRYFTERLIRACHELPKVCEHFHIPFQSGDNEILKAMKRGYTHEKYRQIIDKIRSYMPDASISADAIVGFPGETEEQFDKTLKLVDDIGFDLLNTAAYSPRPGTPAALWDNQLSEEVKSDRLQRLNHLVEQKAAERSQRYLGRIETVLVEDENHKDTTQVMGRTGGNRLTFFKGNINELKGQLVKVKITEVRAFSLTGEPIF, encoded by the coding sequence ATGACTACCTCCCAACGACGCTATCATATCACTACCTTTGGCTGTCAGATGAATAAAGCTGACTCGGAACGCATGGCGGGTATTTTAGAAGATATGGGGTTTTTATGGTCAGAAGATCCCAATGGGGCTGATTTAATTCTATATAATACTTGTACCATTCGAGATAATGCGGAACAAAAAGTCTATTCTTATTTAGGAAGACAAGCAAAAAGGAAACATGAAAATCCTGATTTAACCTTAATTGTAGCAGGTTGTGTGGCTCAACAAGAAGGGGAAAAAATCTTAAGACGAGTTCCTGAATTAGACTTAGTTATGGGGCCCCAACACGCTAACCGTTTAGAAGACTTATTAACACAAGTTTTTGACGGAAATCAAGTCGTTGCGACTGAAGCACTTCATATTGTTGAAGATATTACTAAACCTCGTCGAGATAGTACGGTAACGGCTTGGGTTAATATTATTTATGGCTGTAATGAACGGTGTAGTTATTGTGTTGTTCCTAATGTTAGAGGGGTTGAACAATCTCGCACACCAGAAGCGATTTATGCTGAAATGGAATTATTGGGAAAACAAGGTTACAAAGAAATTACTTTGTTAGGGCAAAATATTGATGCTTATGGTAGAGATTTACCAGGGGTAACAGAAACGGGAAGACATCAACATACTTTGACGGATTTATTATATCAAGTACATGATATTCCTGGGATTGAAAGACTAAGATTTGCTACCAGTCATCCCCGTTATTTTACCGAAAGATTGATTCGTGCTTGTCATGAATTGCCAAAAGTTTGTGAGCATTTTCATATTCCTTTCCAGTCTGGAGATAATGAGATCTTAAAAGCTATGAAACGGGGCTATACTCATGAGAAATACCGACAAATTATTGATAAAATTCGGTCATATATGCCTGATGCTTCTATCAGTGCAGATGCCATTGTTGGATTTCCTGGAGAAACAGAAGAACAGTTTGATAAGACCTTAAAATTAGTCGATGATATTGGCTTTGATCTACTCAATACGGCCGCTTATTCCCCTCGTCCTGGTACTCCTGCCGCTTTGTGGGATAATCAATTAAGTGAAGAAGTAAAAAGCGATCGCTTACAGAGGTTAAATCATTTAGTGGAACAAAAAGCTGCTGAACGTTCTCAACGATATTTAGGACGCATTGAAACTGTATTAGTAGAAGATGAAAACCATAAAGATACCACTCAAGTGATGGGAAGAACTGGAGGAAATCGTTTGACCTTTTTTAAGGGGAATATTAACGAGCTAAAAGGGCAATTAGTTAAGGTGAAAATTACTGAAGTTCGGGCATTTAGTTTAACAGGAGAACCGATTTTTTGA
- a CDS encoding glycosyltransferase family 9 protein gives MRILALVPGEIGEQILFFPTLEDLKTQYPNAMIDVIVEPRAKAAYRVCPHVHEVLMFDYQDRNGLADYLNLLGMIRDREYDVAFTLDKRWTLGLLFWLNGIPLCIGYQTSTAWFLSNTVPQKTEQYAAYMYHDLIQGLGMQTPCPPLKIAVPKDDISWAEGEQKRLLLQESGYIILCGGFGECYPVPQWSNIINNMQQKQPSIPIVLLQWAGNEAWVKMVQESCPNLKVIKPSGVGRLAAMIAGANLMVCTDSTPLQLAVAVGTYTVALFGKTEATKRLPPSQDKYIGIQSPTYNLADIQASTVLEKIWRS, from the coding sequence ATGCGAATACTAGCCCTGGTTCCTGGGGAAATTGGCGAACAAATTTTATTTTTTCCAACCTTGGAAGACCTCAAAACTCAATATCCCAACGCCATGATCGATGTGATCGTAGAACCCCGTGCCAAAGCAGCCTATCGGGTGTGTCCTCACGTTCACGAAGTCCTGATGTTTGACTACCAAGATCGCAATGGATTAGCCGATTATTTAAACTTATTAGGGATGATCCGCGATCGCGAGTATGATGTGGCTTTCACCCTAGATAAACGCTGGACTTTGGGACTACTGTTTTGGTTAAATGGTATCCCCTTATGTATCGGTTATCAAACCTCAACGGCTTGGTTTTTATCGAACACCGTTCCCCAAAAAACCGAACAATATGCCGCCTATATGTATCACGATCTGATACAAGGACTAGGAATGCAAACCCCCTGTCCTCCCCTGAAAATTGCCGTCCCCAAAGATGATATTAGTTGGGCCGAAGGGGAGCAAAAACGCCTCTTACTCCAAGAAAGCGGCTATATTATTTTGTGTGGTGGGTTTGGTGAATGCTATCCTGTGCCGCAGTGGAGCAATATTATTAATAATATGCAGCAAAAACAGCCCTCAATCCCCATTGTTCTCCTACAATGGGCAGGTAATGAAGCATGGGTGAAGATGGTTCAAGAAAGTTGTCCCAACCTTAAGGTAATTAAACCGAGTGGTGTGGGGCGTTTAGCTGCCATGATCGCCGGGGCTAATTTGATGGTGTGTACTGATAGCACCCCTTTACAGTTAGCAGTAGCTGTTGGCACTTATACCGTTGCTTTATTTGGCAAAACTGAGGCAACAAAACGACTACCCCCCAGTCAAGATAAATATATTGGGATTCAATCGCCTACCTATAATCTAGCGGATATTCAAGCAAGCACAGTGCTGGAAAAAATTTGGCGTAGTTAA